In Centropristis striata isolate RG_2023a ecotype Rhode Island chromosome 1, C.striata_1.0, whole genome shotgun sequence, one DNA window encodes the following:
- the tmem186 gene encoding transmembrane protein 186, which produces MIFLQLRSVLLHRLTSHTQRSTRRACLLTGQIPYGVKPRSLNHTPIQQSFHRTLLPKVTALVRYSDLSTQKYTMIYTLPHIKLLRAVSRLKLLQTAITMVILPPVYFFYLQGDVSFLLVSYTTGVALFAGAMLYIASHFFRRVVGMMYLDPSETTLKVSHLTFWGRRQDIYLPVSDVMTIGDTGDSVKERILQLKRHSSPQTLYFSTHFGRVVDRQSFEKVFGSLK; this is translated from the exons ATG aTTTTTCTGCAGCTGAGGTCAGTGCTGCTGCACAGGTTAACCTCCCACACGCAGAGGAGTACCAGAAGAGCATGTCTACTCACAGGTCAGATACCTTATGGTGTGAAGCCTCGTTCACTCAATCACACACCCATTCAGCAGAGCTTCCACAGAACCCTTTTACCTAAAGTCACCGCCCTGGTCAGGTACTCGGACTTGTCCACACAGAAGTACACAATGATATACACCCTCCCACACATTAAGCTCCTCAGAGCCGTGTCCAGGCTCAAACTGCTCCAAACTGCAATCACCATGGTCATCTTGCCTCCAGTCTACTTCTTCTACCTCCAGGGAGACGTCTCCTTCTTACTTGTCAGCTACACAACGGGGGTAGCACTGTTCGCTGGTGCCATGCTGTACATTGCCAGTCACTTCTTCAGGAGGGTAGTGGGGATGATGTACCTGGACCCGTCTGAGACCACGCTCAAAGTGTCCCACCTCACCTTCTGGGGCAGGCGCCAGGATATCTACCTGCCTGTGTCAGATGTTATGACCATTGGAGACACAGGGGACTCCGTAAAAGAGAGGATACTGCAACTAAAGAGACACAGCAGTCCTCAGACGTTGTATTTCTCCACTCATTTTGGACGTGTGGTGGACCGACAGAGTTTTGAGAAGGTGTTTGGATCTTTAAAATGA
- the gde1 gene encoding glycerophosphodiester phosphodiesterase 1, translating into MLQLGDEVTLYSVVFLVVLLGTRSPVWTTALTASLYLFLAMFRFPQVPTSRARQVLHPAKGAVGSGRVSVVAHRGGGHDAPENTIVAIREASKNGATGVELDLEFSADGIPILMHDETVDRTTNGSGPLSQMSLSELGKLDAAAKHRLRDKFAGEKIPTLEEAVEECIKLQLTIYFDVKGHPDEAAAALKELYKKHPALYNSSIVCSFEPKVIYRMRQRDPEVVTALTHRPWSLSRFGDGAPRFSALWKHHWMTLMDMVLDWVHHHVLWKLCGISAFLIQKNFVSPEYAQYWAQRGVEVVAWTVNTKVEKNYYEEFLQVNYITDSLVEDCDPHY; encoded by the exons ATGTTGCAGCTAGGAGACGAAGTCACACTGTACTCGGTCGTCTTCTTGGTGGTCCTGCTGGGGACACGGAGCCCGGTGTGGACAACCGCCCTCACCGCCTCGCTCTACCTCTTTCTGGCCATGTTCCGGTTCCCCCAGGTACCGACCAGCCGAGCCCGGCAGGTGCTGCACCCAGCCAAGGGCGCGGTGGGCTCCGGCAGGGTGTCGGTTGTCGCTCACCGGGGCGGTGGGCACGACGCACCGGAGAACACCATAGTCGCAATCCGGGAG GCCAGTAAGAATGGAGCAACAGGCGTGGAGCTTGACTTGGAGTTCTCAGCAGACGGCATCCCAATATTGATGCACGATGAGACTGTGGACAGGACCACCAACGGGTCAGGACCACTCAGCCAGATGAGCCTGTCCGAGCTTGGTAAACTGGATGCAGCTGCAAAACATCGTCTCAG GGACAAGTTTGCTGGAGAGAAGATCCCAACTCTGGAGGAAGCCGTGGAGGAATGCATCAAACTGCAGCTCACCATCTACTTTGACGTCAAAGGTCATCCAGATGAG GCAGCCGCAGCCCTTAAAGAATTGTATAAGAAACATCCAGCCCTGTACAACAGCAGCATCGTCTGCTCCTTTGAGCCCAAAGTCATCTACAGG ATGAGGCAGCGCGACCCAGAAGTAGTCACAGCATTAACTCACAGGCCGTGGAGCCTGAGTCGGTTCGGAGATGGTGCCCCACGTTTCTCAGCGCTATGGAAGCACCATTGGATGACACTGATGGACATGGTGTTGGACTGGGTGCACCACCACGTGCTGTGGAAGCTCTGTGGCATCTCCGCCTTCCTTATACAGAAGAACTTTGTCTCACC GGAGTATGCCCAGTACTGGGCCCAGAGGGGGGTGGAGGTAGTGGCCTGGACGGTCAACACGAAAGTGGAGAAAAATTACTACGAGGAGTTTCTGCAAGTCAACTACATCACAGACAGCCTTGTGGAAGACTGCGACCCCCATTACTGA
- the hmox2a gene encoding heme oxygenase 2a: protein METNKTSEPKSNGVTNGGARIVVDDDDEVLSPTDLSEMLAEGTKESHDRAENCQFVKDFLRGRISRELFKRGTAALYFVYSALEEEIEKNEDHPHIAPIYFPEELHRRDALARDLEYFYGEDWESQISLTAGTKPYVDRIHEVGQKDPVLLVAHSYTRYMGDLSGGQILKKVAQRALKLPSTGEGLNFYQFEGIHSHKGFKQLYRSRMNELELDAETKERIVDESNRTFGFNMMVFTELEEFGKTIKEEVQDAGFGHGHAEIMEGGDINKCPYYATKMAISGNPTHACQLAMMLLRHPPCQVALAAWVALLAGFTAWYLV from the exons ATGGAAACCAACAAGACATCAGAGCCCAAATCTAATGGTGTGACGAATGGTGGAGCAAGGATTGTtgtggatgatgatgatgaagtccTTAG CCCCACCGACCTGTCCGAGATGTTAGCCGAGGGGACCAAGGAGTCCCACGACAGAGCAGAGAACTGCCAGTTTGTTAAAGATTTCCTCAGAGGACGCATCAGTAGGGAGCTATTTAAG AGGGGTACAGCAGCTCTGTATTTTGTCTACTCGGCTCTGGAGGAGGAGATTGAGAAGAATGAAGATCATCCTCACATTGCCCCAATTTATTTCCCCGAAGAGCTGCACCGGCGCGACGCCCTGGCCCGGGACCTTGAGTACTTCTACGGAGAGGATTGGGAGAGCCAG ATCAGCCTCACTGCAGGCACCAAGCCTTATGTGGACCGCATCCACGAGGTGGGACAGAAGGACCCGGTGCTGCTGGTGGCCCACTCCTACACCCGCTACATGGGTGACCTCTCAGGCGGACAGATCCTGAAAAAAGTGGCCCAGAGGGCACTGAAGCTCCCCTCAACAGGCGAGGGTCTCAACTTCTACCAATTTGAGGGTATCCATAGTCACAAGGGCTTCAAGCAGCTCTACAGAAGCAGGATGAACGAGCTGGAACTGGACGCTGAGACCAAAGAAAGGATTGTTGACGAGTCTAACCGCACCTTTGGCTTTAACATGATG GTATTTACAGAGCTTGAAGAGTTCGGGAAGACAATCAAAGAAGAAGTCCAAGATGCAGGATTTGGTCACGGTCATGCAGAGATCATGGAGGGAGGTGACATCAACAAGTGCCCCTACTATGCAACAAAAATGG CCATCAGTGGAAACCCCACCCACGCCTGTCAGTTAGCCATGATGCTTCTCAGACATCCGCCCTGTCAGGTGGCTCTGGCTGCCTGGGTTGCCCTCCTTGCTGGCTTCACTGCCTGGTACCTTGTGTGA